One Vibrio taketomensis DNA window includes the following coding sequences:
- a CDS encoding transcriptional regulator, translated as MSNIGTKFNLANKFSFDPNTNSLIDTSNDDFLIRMGSNESRILLFLAERPNQVVSRHQLYDFVWREQGFEVDDSSLTQAISTLRKLLNDSTKSPEFVKTVPKRGYQLICTVERITANNCSENLVSFQAAEELPVDPIPEPESDLSPEIEREVDVSETPIAPSSDEAKPNHSWLTKVALILAVALPFLAIMFSQPSASEFRQLTNVSGVVVKTPLHHPDLTNWLPAIEQCVTRYKNNHAGDIAPVEVIATGGQNHQLVLNYIHQLQHSGENITIRIFSDPNHIDQICQ; from the coding sequence ATGAGTAACATAGGTACCAAATTTAACCTTGCTAATAAATTTTCATTTGATCCCAACACGAATTCTCTTATCGATACTAGCAACGATGACTTTTTGATTCGTATGGGCAGTAACGAAAGTCGTATTTTATTGTTTTTGGCAGAAAGACCGAATCAAGTGGTCAGCCGCCATCAACTGTACGATTTTGTTTGGCGTGAGCAAGGATTTGAAGTTGACGACTCCAGCTTAACCCAAGCTATCTCCACACTGCGTAAGCTTCTCAATGACTCAACCAAATCTCCGGAATTTGTCAAAACCGTACCAAAACGCGGCTATCAACTTATTTGTACTGTAGAGCGTATTACGGCAAATAATTGCAGTGAAAATCTGGTGTCATTTCAAGCTGCCGAAGAATTACCCGTTGATCCAATCCCAGAACCTGAAAGTGATTTATCACCAGAGATTGAGCGAGAAGTTGACGTTTCTGAGACGCCTATCGCCCCCTCTTCTGACGAAGCAAAACCAAACCACAGCTGGTTAACAAAAGTAGCGCTCATCCTTGCGGTAGCATTACCTTTCCTTGCTATCATGTTTAGCCAGCCCAGTGCTTCTGAGTTTCGTCAATTGACGAATGTGTCTGGTGTGGTTGTCAAAACGCCATTGCATCATCCTGATCTCACTAACTGGCTTCCAGCGATTGAGCAATGCGTAACGCGCTACAAAAACAATCATGCTGGCGATATCGCTCCCGTTGAAGTGATTGCAACTGGTGGACAAAACCACCAATTAGTTCTGAACTACATCCACCAGCTACAACATTCAGGAGAAAATATCACCATCCGTATTTTCTCAGATCCAAACCACATCGACCAAATCTGCCAATAG
- a CDS encoding Fe3+-citrate ABC transporter substrate-binding protein, producing MPKSNLTTNTGHRFISKAKTAYKIHIHTPEDTVLHRSVGFIKMGEKKGLQKAIKLRNELGSEMWGKFWRRLLKDPYLMTRLPHSLEPKIIHKPRPTKENPDAKDECYIAAWRNYDESGKLIYKSVVCSINKHGRLGAYTKTKKALLEANKDNLEILEFMGRLASIDLK from the coding sequence ATGCCAAAGAGCAATTTAACAACGAACACCGGACATCGGTTTATTTCCAAAGCGAAAACTGCCTACAAAATTCATATTCATACGCCTGAAGACACGGTACTTCATCGGTCGGTGGGGTTTATCAAAATGGGTGAGAAGAAAGGCCTGCAAAAGGCCATCAAACTGCGCAATGAGTTAGGGAGCGAAATGTGGGGTAAGTTCTGGCGCAGGCTGTTAAAAGACCCTTACCTGATGACTCGATTACCCCACTCCTTAGAACCTAAAATCATCCACAAACCGAGACCAACCAAAGAAAATCCTGACGCGAAAGATGAGTGCTATATTGCCGCTTGGCGCAATTATGACGAGAGCGGAAAATTGATCTATAAAAGCGTAGTCTGCTCTATCAACAAACATGGCAGGTTAGGTGCCTATACCAAAACGAAAAAAGCGTTACTCGAAGCCAATAAAGATAATCTCGAAATCCTTGAGTTTATGGGGCGCTTGGCAAGTATCGACTTAAAATAG
- the gltX gene encoding glutamate--tRNA ligase, with protein sequence MTVKTRFAPSPTGYLHVGGARTALYSWLFAKNNGGEFVLRIEDTDLERNSQEAVDAIIEGMEWLGLEWNEGPYFQTQRFDRYNEMVDKLLAEDKAYKCYASKELLDEVRAEQEANKEMARYDANHPKIKAANDAAKDGDPCVIRFRNPKEGSVVFDDQIRGRIEISNTQMDDLIIRRTDGSPTYNFCVVVDDWDMGITHVIRGEDHINNTPRQINIYEALGAPVPTFAHCAMILGDDGAKLSKRHGAVSVMQYRDMGYLPEALNNYLVRLGWSHGDQEIFSQEEMIEFFSLNAISKSASAFNTDKLLWLNNHYIKNSEPEYVAKHLQWHLDQQALNIENGPAITDVIKLVGERCNTLVELAEQIRYFYEDFSEFDADAAKKHLRGVAKEPLEAALAKVEAIEEWTTENLHQMIADVCAELEIGMGKIGMPLRVAVTGGGQSPSVDAVMQLIGKERCVARIKMALEFIAVREANAQ encoded by the coding sequence ATGACGGTTAAAACTCGTTTTGCTCCTAGCCCAACAGGCTACCTTCACGTGGGCGGTGCTCGTACAGCACTGTACTCTTGGCTATTCGCTAAAAACAATGGCGGTGAATTCGTTCTACGTATCGAAGACACAGACCTTGAGCGTAACTCTCAAGAAGCGGTTGATGCGATCATCGAGGGTATGGAATGGCTAGGTCTTGAGTGGAACGAAGGTCCTTACTTCCAAACTCAACGTTTTGACCGTTACAACGAGATGGTTGATAAGCTACTTGCTGAAGACAAAGCATACAAATGTTACGCATCTAAAGAGCTGCTAGACGAAGTGCGTGCAGAGCAAGAAGCAAACAAAGAGATGGCTCGTTATGACGCAAACCATCCAAAAATCAAAGCAGCGAATGACGCAGCAAAAGATGGCGATCCATGCGTTATCCGCTTCCGCAACCCAAAAGAAGGTAGCGTGGTATTTGATGACCAAATTCGTGGCCGCATCGAAATCAGCAACACGCAAATGGATGATCTGATCATTCGTCGTACTGATGGCTCACCAACGTACAACTTCTGTGTAGTGGTTGACGACTGGGATATGGGTATTACTCATGTGATTCGTGGTGAAGACCATATCAATAACACGCCTCGTCAAATCAACATTTACGAAGCGCTAGGTGCACCAGTACCAACATTTGCACACTGTGCAATGATCCTAGGTGATGACGGTGCGAAACTGTCTAAGCGCCATGGTGCGGTTTCTGTAATGCAATACCGTGACATGGGTTACCTACCAGAAGCACTAAACAACTACCTAGTGCGTCTTGGTTGGTCTCATGGTGACCAAGAAATCTTCTCTCAAGAAGAGATGATTGAGTTTTTCAGCCTAAACGCGATCTCTAAATCAGCGTCTGCGTTTAACACAGACAAACTACTTTGGTTGAATAACCACTACATCAAAAACTCTGAACCAGAGTATGTAGCGAAGCACCTACAATGGCACCTTGATCAACAAGCGTTAAACATTGAAAACGGCCCAGCAATCACTGACGTGATTAAACTGGTTGGTGAGCGTTGCAACACTCTAGTGGAACTGGCTGAGCAAATTCGTTATTTCTACGAAGATTTTTCTGAGTTTGATGCGGATGCGGCGAAGAAACACCTACGTGGTGTTGCGAAAGAACCTCTAGAAGCAGCACTAGCAAAAGTGGAAGCGATTGAAGAGTGGACGACTGAAAACCTACACCAAATGATCGCTGACGTATGTGCAGAGCTTGAAATCGGTATGGGCAAAATTGGTATGCCATTGCGCGTTGCAGTGACTGGTGGCGGCCAATCGCCTTCAGTTGATGCTGTAATGCAATTGATTGGTAAAGAGCGCTGTGTGGCTCGTATCAAGATGGCACTAGAGTTTATTGCTGTTCGTGAAGCAAACGCTCAGTAA
- a CDS encoding heavy metal translocating P-type ATPase, which produces MNTFDIPLQGLNCMGCARKVEQRLNEYFDVTIHALTPTLISLDTNASFAQLAEQIADLGYQAGTQKHFFLSGLSCGKCVAKLTAHLESSPSITQLQVTTTEMTLNTLLSDDEVIALVAELGYQATVTQPQSSDDTPKKMEQQETQEPNAKVSESNVMAAKRQSCATADNADQQRINLLISGMTCASCVSSVEKALASADGVLKAQVNLAEQSALVIADAKQLNSEQLLKAVASVGYQAQIVDDAKTQQQKQLEQQQAIQRHHKRSAIYGLFVGGPLMAWGVLGGNMMIQNLTDQLAWGAVGIVCLVLLATAGRSFFANAWLALTHGRATMDTLVALGTGSAWLFSMLVVLFPQWFPDAARHVYFEATAMIIGLISLGHYIEAKAKANTTKSLQALIDLQPKSATLVTDNGDQTIAVEDIVDGMKLRIKPGEKIPVDGLVLSGNSFVDESMLTGEPMPVDKEQDSHVSAGTLNQDGSLVIEATSVGSDTMLARIIELVRQAQSSKPAIAKLADRISAIFVPVVVVIAILAALIWYAVGPDPKASYMLVVATTVLIIACPCALGLATPLSVTVGVGKAAEMGILIRDADVLQSASKIDCVVFDKTGTLTAGAPSVEGVFSRDEQDSSLLSLAASLEQYSEHPLAKAIVAKAKQHGAQIVEVEQFENLRGKGVQGIVQQQAVAVISLPYAKQLGMDLTEFNQAMAECEQQAWTTVVVTRDQQALGLLAIADPIKADSFETINALKALNIKTVMLTGDNQTVANAIARQLGIDEVIAQVLPDEKANHVARLKQQGYKVAMIGDGVNDAPALALANIGIAMGSGSDVAIESAQITLLNSSPLAVVNAIELSKATIKNMKQNLFGAFIYNSLGIPIAAGVLYPAFGFLLSPVVAGAAMALSSITVVSNANRLRLFKTTHHS; this is translated from the coding sequence ATGAACACATTCGACATACCACTACAGGGTTTAAACTGTATGGGCTGCGCACGTAAAGTTGAGCAGCGCCTCAATGAATATTTTGATGTAACGATTCATGCCCTTACTCCGACATTGATTTCGTTAGACACCAACGCATCCTTTGCTCAGCTGGCAGAGCAAATTGCTGACCTTGGTTACCAAGCCGGTACGCAAAAGCACTTTTTCCTATCGGGATTAAGCTGCGGTAAATGTGTCGCCAAACTCACCGCTCATCTTGAAAGCTCACCGTCAATTACACAGCTGCAAGTCACGACGACTGAAATGACGCTTAATACATTACTGAGCGATGACGAAGTGATCGCCTTAGTTGCGGAACTGGGTTATCAGGCAACGGTGACGCAACCACAAAGCTCAGATGACACTCCTAAAAAAATGGAGCAACAAGAGACTCAAGAGCCAAACGCTAAAGTTTCAGAATCTAACGTTATGGCCGCTAAACGCCAAAGCTGCGCTACAGCAGATAACGCAGACCAGCAAAGAATCAATTTGCTGATCAGCGGTATGACTTGTGCAAGTTGTGTCTCCTCAGTAGAAAAAGCGTTAGCCTCTGCCGACGGCGTACTCAAAGCACAAGTAAACCTTGCCGAACAAAGCGCGCTAGTTATAGCCGATGCAAAACAACTCAACTCAGAACAATTACTCAAAGCTGTCGCTTCTGTCGGCTATCAAGCACAAATCGTTGATGATGCGAAAACGCAGCAGCAAAAACAGCTTGAGCAGCAACAAGCGATTCAACGTCATCACAAACGCAGCGCTATTTACGGCTTGTTCGTCGGTGGACCTTTAATGGCCTGGGGCGTTTTGGGCGGTAACATGATGATCCAAAACCTCACTGACCAACTGGCGTGGGGTGCTGTCGGTATTGTCTGTTTGGTGCTACTCGCTACCGCAGGTCGCAGCTTTTTTGCCAATGCGTGGTTAGCACTTACTCACGGCCGAGCCACGATGGATACACTGGTGGCGCTAGGTACGGGGTCAGCATGGTTATTTTCAATGCTGGTGGTGCTATTTCCACAATGGTTTCCAGATGCCGCGCGCCATGTGTACTTTGAAGCGACCGCAATGATCATTGGCTTGATTTCTCTAGGTCACTATATCGAGGCCAAAGCCAAAGCTAATACCACCAAATCATTGCAAGCACTTATCGATTTGCAACCAAAATCAGCCACACTAGTGACGGATAATGGAGATCAAACCATTGCGGTTGAAGATATTGTTGATGGCATGAAACTGCGCATCAAACCAGGGGAAAAAATTCCGGTCGATGGCCTCGTATTATCAGGCAACTCGTTTGTGGATGAGTCAATGCTCACTGGGGAACCGATGCCGGTTGATAAAGAGCAAGATAGCCATGTCTCTGCTGGCACACTAAACCAAGATGGTAGCTTAGTGATTGAAGCCACCAGCGTTGGCAGCGACACCATGCTGGCACGAATTATTGAACTGGTACGTCAAGCGCAAAGCAGTAAACCAGCGATAGCTAAACTGGCAGACCGTATTTCGGCAATATTTGTTCCTGTGGTGGTTGTGATTGCCATTCTTGCCGCTTTGATTTGGTATGCAGTTGGACCAGATCCAAAAGCCAGCTACATGCTCGTTGTGGCGACGACGGTACTGATTATTGCCTGCCCTTGCGCGTTGGGTTTAGCGACGCCTCTGTCAGTCACGGTTGGCGTCGGTAAAGCGGCAGAAATGGGCATCTTGATTCGCGATGCGGATGTACTACAATCCGCCAGCAAAATTGACTGCGTAGTATTTGATAAAACGGGTACTTTGACCGCAGGTGCTCCTAGTGTTGAAGGAGTATTCAGCCGAGACGAGCAAGATTCATCACTACTATCTCTAGCCGCAAGCTTAGAGCAGTATTCTGAGCACCCGCTAGCAAAAGCGATTGTCGCCAAAGCCAAACAACACGGTGCACAAATCGTTGAAGTAGAACAATTTGAAAACTTACGTGGTAAAGGCGTTCAAGGCATTGTCCAACAACAAGCTGTTGCTGTTATTTCACTCCCTTATGCTAAACAGTTAGGTATGGATTTGACTGAGTTCAACCAAGCAATGGCAGAATGTGAACAGCAAGCGTGGACCACCGTGGTTGTGACTCGTGATCAACAAGCTCTTGGACTATTAGCGATTGCCGACCCAATCAAAGCGGATAGTTTTGAGACGATTAACGCACTCAAAGCGCTCAATATTAAGACCGTAATGTTGACGGGTGATAACCAAACCGTGGCGAATGCAATTGCACGTCAATTGGGCATCGATGAAGTGATTGCTCAAGTGCTACCCGATGAAAAAGCCAACCATGTCGCTCGCCTAAAACAACAAGGCTATAAAGTCGCCATGATTGGCGATGGGGTTAACGATGCCCCCGCATTGGCATTAGCCAATATTGGTATTGCGATGGGGAGTGGTAGCGATGTGGCCATCGAAAGTGCACAAATCACGCTTTTAAATTCATCACCATTGGCGGTTGTCAATGCGATTGAGCTTTCAAAAGCCACCATCAAAAACATGAAACAGAATTTGTTTGGAGCGTTTATCTATAACTCTCTAGGCATTCCAATTGCTGCCGGTGTGTTGTACCCAGCATTTGGCTTTTTACTTAGCCCTGTAGTGGCTGGCGCTGCAATGGCACTGTCATCTATTACTGTGGTTAGCAATGCAAACCGACTACGCTTATTTAAAACGACGCATCACTCTTAG
- a CDS encoding DUF411 domain-containing protein: protein MTFKTLTLALLMGTAGSAWATDVINHKSPYCGCCTEWTKHMQDAGFTVKEKLHDDMNAVKQKLGVAPKLASCHTAEIDGYVFEGHIPADDIKAFLANPPKNAKGLAVPGMPMGSPGMEYGDEKDSYAVYAYNERGQVFEYRFHKGNR from the coding sequence ATGACATTTAAAACTCTGACTCTTGCCCTACTGATGGGAACAGCAGGTTCGGCTTGGGCTACAGATGTAATCAACCACAAATCACCATACTGTGGTTGCTGCACCGAGTGGACTAAGCACATGCAAGACGCCGGCTTCACCGTCAAAGAAAAACTTCATGATGACATGAACGCCGTAAAACAAAAGCTGGGCGTTGCGCCAAAGCTAGCCTCATGCCACACCGCAGAAATTGATGGTTATGTCTTTGAAGGCCATATTCCTGCAGACGACATCAAAGCCTTCCTAGCGAATCCACCTAAGAATGCTAAAGGTTTAGCAGTACCAGGCATGCCAATGGGCTCTCCTGGCATGGAGTATGGTGACGAGAAAGATAGCTATGCTGTTTACGCCTACAATGAACGTGGTCAAGTGTTTGAGTACCGTTTTCATAAAGGCAACCGTTAA
- the htpG gene encoding molecular chaperone HtpG, whose product MSETATQNKETRGFQSEVKQLLHLMIHSLYSNKEIFLRELISNASDASDKLRFQALSNPDLYQGDVELGVKLSFDETANTLTISDNGIGMSREDVIEHLGTIAKSGTAEFFSKLSEDQSKDSQLIGQFGVGFYSAFIVADAVTVRTRAAGLAADQGVQWHSAGEGEYTIEDIRKETRGTDIVLHMREEGKEFLNEWRLRDVISKYSDHIGIPVYIQTSERDDEGKETGEKKWEQINKAQALWTRNKSDISDEEYQEFYKHVSHDFADPLVWSHNRVEGKNDYTSLLYIPAKAPWDMFNRDHKSGLKLYVQRVFIMDDAEQFMPSYLRFVRGLIDSNDLPLNVSREILQDNKVTQSLRNACTKRVLTMLERMANNDADKYLSFWKEFGLVLKEGPAEDFSNKEKVAGLLRFASTEVDSAEQTVSLASYVERMKEGQDKIYYLTADSYAAAKNSPHLEQFKAKGIEVILMFDRIDEWLMNYLTEFDGKQFQSITKAGLDLSKFEDDAEKEKQKETEEEFKSVVERTKEYLGDRVKEVRTTFKLATTPAVVVTDDFEMGTQMAKLLEAAGQAVPEVKYILEINPEHDLVKRMADEADEQAFGRWVEVLLGQAMLAERGSLQDPSQFLGAINTLLTKG is encoded by the coding sequence ATGAGCGAAACTGCCACTCAAAATAAAGAAACTCGCGGCTTTCAGTCCGAAGTCAAACAGCTGCTTCACTTAATGATCCACTCACTGTACTCGAACAAAGAGATTTTTTTACGTGAGCTGATTTCTAATGCGTCGGACGCTTCTGATAAGTTGCGTTTTCAGGCTTTATCTAATCCAGACCTTTACCAAGGTGATGTAGAGTTAGGTGTAAAACTTTCTTTTGATGAGACAGCTAACACGTTAACGATTTCAGATAACGGCATCGGTATGAGCCGTGAAGATGTGATTGAACATTTAGGTACGATTGCAAAGTCAGGTACTGCTGAATTTTTCTCAAAATTGTCTGAAGATCAGAGCAAAGATTCTCAATTAATTGGCCAGTTTGGTGTGGGTTTCTACTCTGCATTTATTGTTGCCGATGCAGTCACCGTGCGCACTCGCGCTGCCGGTCTTGCGGCTGATCAAGGCGTGCAATGGCACTCTGCGGGTGAAGGTGAATACACCATCGAAGATATCCGTAAAGAAACTCGTGGTACAGACATCGTGCTGCACATGCGCGAAGAAGGTAAAGAATTCCTGAATGAATGGCGTCTACGTGACGTGATCAGTAAATATTCTGACCATATTGGTATTCCGGTTTACATCCAAACTTCTGAGCGAGATGACGAAGGCAAAGAAACTGGCGAGAAAAAGTGGGAGCAAATTAACAAAGCGCAAGCACTTTGGACACGCAATAAATCAGACATCAGCGACGAAGAATATCAAGAGTTCTACAAACACGTATCGCACGATTTTGCTGACCCACTAGTATGGAGTCACAACCGTGTTGAAGGTAAAAACGATTACACTAGCTTGTTATATATTCCAGCGAAAGCGCCTTGGGATATGTTTAACCGTGATCACAAGTCCGGTCTGAAACTTTACGTGCAACGTGTATTTATCATGGATGACGCAGAGCAATTTATGCCGTCATACCTACGTTTTGTACGTGGCTTAATTGATTCAAATGATCTACCACTTAACGTGTCTCGTGAAATTCTGCAAGACAACAAGGTGACTCAATCACTACGTAATGCTTGTACTAAGCGTGTACTCACTATGCTTGAGCGCATGGCTAACAACGATGCGGACAAGTACCTATCATTCTGGAAAGAATTCGGCTTGGTGCTAAAAGAAGGCCCTGCGGAAGACTTCTCTAACAAAGAGAAGGTGGCAGGTCTATTGCGTTTCGCTTCAACCGAAGTGGACTCAGCTGAGCAAACGGTTAGCCTTGCATCGTACGTTGAGCGTATGAAAGAAGGCCAAGATAAGATCTATTACCTAACAGCAGATAGCTACGCAGCAGCGAAGAACAGTCCTCACTTAGAGCAGTTCAAAGCCAAAGGCATTGAAGTCATCCTGATGTTTGATCGCATTGATGAATGGCTGATGAACTACCTAACCGAATTTGATGGTAAGCAGTTCCAATCGATCACCAAAGCGGGACTTGATCTGAGCAAGTTTGAAGACGACGCTGAGAAAGAGAAACAAAAAGAGACCGAAGAAGAATTCAAATCAGTGGTTGAACGTACCAAAGAGTACTTGGGTGACCGAGTAAAAGAGGTGCGCACCACATTTAAACTAGCAACAACACCAGCGGTCGTGGTCACGGATGATTTCGAGATGGGCACACAAATGGCGAAATTGCTGGAAGCAGCAGGCCAAGCAGTACCAGAAGTGAAATACATTCTTGAGATCAACCCAGAGCATGATTTGGTTAAGCGTATGGCTGACGAAGCTGACGAGCAAGCATTTGGTCGTTGGGTTGAAGTATTGCTTGGTCAAGCAATGCTAGCAGAACGTGGTTCGCTACAAGATCCATCGCAGTTCTTAGGTGCGATTAACACCCTTTTGACTAAGGGCTAA
- a CDS encoding flagellar assembly protein FlgT: protein MKKSLLSLFSAFALTLLPSLAHAAWYEVTGSATVVASEDAARLHALEDAIYKAVNFSGADIGSISNLRPLLESSQKEYQFTNHEVRYVLVEEQKVRKNVMYVKARIDIYPSATGCHVNQYKKTFLVGNIDLASPQQAVMGQIYSVGDDFAQVINRQLDQESASFVSVGTTDYEINKRNPERIKMIAEDTDAQYVLGGTITDLTATIEQNVLKSDVINRQFAMELTVFDGKTGSEVYTRSYREIARWPFPKTSQVDTRSARFWTSTYGEMMLRLSRNVMLDLESEVSCKITLPEIVAKWGNVLTMNLGRLHGVKEGDKLQLWHTGSFIDQRGLPRNKVSASDITLTVGRVYEGEAELTVDQPELMSSIQIGDVMHKLIP, encoded by the coding sequence ATGAAAAAATCATTATTGAGCCTTTTCTCTGCCTTTGCTCTGACTCTACTACCTAGCTTAGCTCATGCGGCTTGGTATGAAGTCACTGGCTCTGCAACCGTTGTCGCCTCTGAAGATGCGGCGCGCTTGCACGCGTTGGAGGATGCGATTTATAAGGCAGTTAACTTTTCCGGTGCTGATATTGGCAGCATTTCAAATCTTCGTCCGCTTTTAGAAAGCTCGCAGAAAGAGTACCAATTTACTAATCACGAAGTGCGTTATGTCTTAGTCGAAGAACAGAAAGTCCGTAAGAATGTCATGTACGTCAAAGCGCGCATTGATATCTACCCATCGGCAACAGGTTGCCACGTTAACCAGTACAAAAAGACATTTTTGGTCGGTAATATCGATCTTGCCTCTCCACAACAGGCGGTAATGGGACAAATTTATAGTGTTGGTGATGATTTTGCACAGGTGATCAACCGTCAGTTAGACCAAGAATCTGCCAGTTTTGTTTCTGTCGGTACGACTGACTATGAGATCAATAAACGCAATCCAGAACGAATTAAGATGATTGCCGAAGATACCGATGCTCAGTATGTATTGGGAGGAACGATTACCGATTTAACCGCAACGATTGAGCAAAACGTATTAAAAAGTGATGTCATTAACCGCCAGTTCGCAATGGAGTTGACCGTATTTGATGGTAAAACGGGAAGCGAAGTGTATACCCGTAGCTATCGTGAAATTGCGCGTTGGCCATTTCCTAAGACCAGCCAAGTCGACACACGCAGCGCTCGCTTTTGGACATCAACGTACGGCGAAATGATGTTACGTCTGAGTCGTAATGTGATGTTGGATTTAGAATCCGAAGTCTCATGTAAGATCACGCTACCAGAGATCGTTGCTAAGTGGGGCAATGTCCTGACCATGAACCTTGGACGCTTACATGGGGTAAAAGAAGGGGACAAATTACAGCTTTGGCACACAGGTTCGTTTATCGACCAACGCGGATTACCTCGCAATAAGGTTTCCGCATCGGATATTACACTCACGGTAGGACGAGTTTATGAGGGTGAAGCTGAGTTAACAGTTGACCAACCCGAACTTATGAGTAGTATTCAGATTGGCGATGTGATGCATAAGCTTATTCCTTAA
- a CDS encoding regulatory protein ToxS, with protein sequence MKQKFALLLLAISIAVSGWLFWGSDYKVERAITSTEWQSNMVTVLNDNVRGESVGPLRKVDVVSNVKYLPNGTYIRVATVRLYAHSDQSDSVINISETGHWEISDSYLLISPIEFKDISSANSKDFSEEQLQLIKKLFKMDAQQSRRIDIVNEKTLLLTSLSHGSTVLFSN encoded by the coding sequence ATGAAGCAAAAATTCGCATTACTCCTGCTGGCGATTTCGATTGCAGTCAGTGGCTGGTTGTTCTGGGGCAGTGATTACAAAGTTGAACGAGCAATAACATCGACTGAGTGGCAATCCAACATGGTCACGGTTCTCAATGATAATGTTCGCGGCGAATCTGTTGGCCCACTGCGCAAAGTGGATGTAGTTTCCAATGTGAAGTACTTACCTAACGGTACTTACATACGTGTTGCCACCGTACGTTTATACGCACACAGTGACCAAAGCGACAGTGTGATCAATATTTCTGAAACGGGTCATTGGGAGATCAGCGATAGCTATTTATTGATCTCACCGATTGAATTTAAAGATATCTCATCGGCGAACAGCAAAGACTTTTCTGAGGAACAACTGCAGTTGATCAAAAAACTCTTCAAAATGGATGCTCAGCAAAGTCGCCGAATTGATATTGTTAACGAAAAAACCTTACTTCTCACTAGCTTAAGTCATGGTTCTACGGTACTTTTCTCAAACTAG
- a CDS encoding OmpA family protein codes for MKKLAVVISASLFMAASVNAEPYVGVKAGYSWLNDECKATYLCNDDDSASGGIFGGYQFNDYLALEAGWDYLGKFTAAGLNDDSVDAFTLAPKLSFGVTDAIDLYGKFGGAYVNYGDEDDASFLGAVGVEFDVMENGSVRVEYQALTDINNDIVRAVGNTASIGFAYHFGGNDEPAPQPVVEEVVAEEVVETVVMTKTFEATLADTETFALNSTELQPGSASKLDELVQLLQAYPQANVEIVGYTDSSGAADYNQQLSEKRAQAVANVLAERGINPSRMSVSGEGENNPIASNDTREGRAQNRRVEVTVPEFEYQVEQ; via the coding sequence ATGAAAAAACTAGCAGTGGTCATTTCAGCATCTTTATTTATGGCAGCAAGTGTTAATGCTGAACCTTATGTGGGGGTGAAGGCCGGTTATTCATGGCTAAATGATGAGTGTAAAGCAACCTACTTATGTAACGATGATGATTCAGCATCAGGCGGTATCTTTGGTGGTTATCAGTTTAATGATTATCTCGCTTTAGAAGCTGGCTGGGATTACCTAGGCAAATTTACTGCCGCAGGTTTGAATGACGATAGTGTGGATGCATTTACCTTGGCACCAAAATTGAGTTTTGGTGTGACGGATGCAATCGACCTATACGGTAAGTTTGGTGGTGCGTACGTTAATTATGGCGACGAAGATGATGCTTCTTTCCTTGGCGCGGTTGGTGTTGAGTTTGATGTGATGGAAAATGGCTCAGTGCGAGTTGAATACCAAGCATTGACCGATATTAATAACGACATCGTGCGCGCGGTTGGTAACACAGCAAGCATTGGTTTTGCTTACCACTTTGGTGGCAATGATGAACCAGCACCGCAACCAGTAGTAGAAGAAGTGGTTGCAGAAGAAGTAGTTGAAACTGTCGTAATGACCAAAACGTTTGAAGCAACCTTGGCAGATACAGAGACATTTGCTTTGAACAGCACTGAACTACAACCAGGCAGTGCGAGTAAGCTGGATGAACTTGTCCAACTGCTTCAAGCTTACCCTCAGGCAAACGTAGAAATCGTTGGTTACACAGATTCGTCTGGTGCTGCAGATTACAACCAGCAGTTGTCTGAAAAACGTGCACAAGCCGTTGCTAATGTATTGGCAGAGCGTGGCATTAACCCAAGCCGTATGTCAGTGAGTGGGGAAGGTGAAAACAACCCTATCGCAAGTAATGACACACGCGAAGGCCGTGCGCAAAACCGCCGTGTTGAAGTCACTGTTCCTGAATTTGAATATCAAGTAGAACAATAG